From the Polaribacter tangerinus genome, the window AACATTAAAAATAAAATTTTATACACTAAATCGGTAATTTTACCTTTTCCGAATAAAAACTTCCAACCTTGCATACCATAATAAGACCATGATATCATAGTAGAAAAAGCAAAAAGAATAACAGCAATTGTAAGTACCACAGAAAAGTGAGGAATAACTGAGTCGAAAGCTACAGCTGTTAACTCTACTCCTTCTTTAATTTCTACACCATATTGCATAAATTGGCCATCGAAATTTGTTATAATTATTACCAAAGCAGTCATTGTACAAATAACAACTGTATCTACAAAAGGCTCTAACAAAGCGACTATACCCTCACTAGCAGGATATTTAGTTCTTACAGCAGAGTGTGCAATTGCAGCAGAACCAACTCCGGCTTCGTTTGAGAATGCTCCTCTACGAATACCTTGAATCATTACTCCTATTAAACCACCTGCGATACCTAAACCAGAAAATGCACCTTCAAATATTAGCATAAAAGCATCATCTATAAGTGTAAAGTTTGCAAACAATATAATAACAGCTGCCAACACATAAATTCCTGCCATAAAAGGCACTACTTTTTCTGTTACAGAGGCAATTCTTTTAATCCCTCCAATAATAACTATAGCAACTAAAACTGCCATTACAATACCAAAATACAAACCTGCATTAGGACCTGTTAATTCAAATAATTTTGTAAACTGTGCAGCCGCTTGATTTGCTTGGAACATGTTTCCACCTCCAAAAGAACCACCAATTACAAAAATTGCAAATAATATTGCTAATACTTTTCCAAAACCACCAGCACCTTTTTCTTTTAATCCTTTCGTTAAGTAGTACATAGGACCTCCGTATACAGTACCATCCTCTCCTACATCTCTATACTTTACTCCTAAAGTACATTCTGCAAATTTAGACGCCATACCCAACAACCCTGCAACAATCATCCAAAAAGTTGCTCCCGGTCCTCCGATTGATAAAGCTACGGCAACACCAGCAATATTTCCTAAACCTACTGTAGCCGAAAGTGCTGCAGTTAAAGCTTGAAAATGAGAAACTTCTCCATCTACACTTTCATCTCTAATAGTGTCTAAAACATCTCCTTTAGTTGTTTGATTTCCATATAATTTGTCTACACCGTGCTTTTCGATATCTTCATATTTACCTCTTACTACCTGAAATGCAGTTAAAAAGCCTGTAACATTAATAAACTTAAAATAAATTGTAAAGTACAATGCACCACCAATTAGCACGATTAAAACCCATGGAATTTGGAATGATTCTGAAAATGGAATTTCGTAAAAAATAGCATCTACAAACCACCCTGTATAATCTTTAAATACGGCATCTATGCTATCTGTTGTGCTTTGTGCAAATGTTAAAAACGGAACTGCTAGCAGCAATAACGAAAAAAATTTTTTCTTCATAATGTGATTGATTATTTTTTAATTAGTAGCACGCAATATCATAAAAAAATGCTCCTTTAACAAGTTTTAACAGTTAAAACTGTCTTTTTAGCTAATTTTTTGTTTGAAAGCAACTAAACTTTCTTTGAATGATTTAGGGTAAAAAAGTAGTTGGGTATTGGTTTTCGACAAGTCAAAACCTGTTTTTGAGGGTCTTATTGCTCGTTGATTTAATGTTTTTGAAGAAATTGGCTTAATTAAATTTTTATCTAAATTAAAAACACTTGCAATTTGTTGTGCAATTTCATAAACACTTAGTAAAGTGCTCGATGAAATATGAAAAACACCTTTAGCACTTTTATCCATAGAAATTTTACAAGCCATCGCTAAATCTTCAACATAGGTTGGCGCCCTAAACTGGTCGTTTACAATTGTTATTTCTTTATTATTGGCAAGCATCTCCCTTACCCATAAAACGATGTTATTTCGCTTCATTTGATCTACCAAGCCATAAACCAAAATTGTTCTTAAAATTGTATAATGAACACTACTGTTGGTTATTATTTCTTCTGCTTTTAGTTTAGAAAACCCATAGTAACTTAAGGGGTTTGGCTCATCTGTTTCTTTGTAATTTCCTTTTTTTCCATCAAAAATAAAATCTGTAGAAATATGCACTAAATGACAAGAATTTTTTTCGGAAATATCTACAAGCCATTTTACTAGCGTAACGTTTGTAAGATAGCAAGCATCTTTTTCAACTTCACAAACATCTACCTGAGTCATGGCAGCTGTATTAATGATAACATCTGGCTGAATCTGCTTTACAGCTTTTTTTAACAAATGCTTATTGGTTAAATCAACAGAAATATATGCAAAATTGTTCTCCTTACACCTGTTTTCTCCTCTAGAAAAACCGTAAACAGTATAGTTGTTCTTGTCTGCAGCTAATAATTTTACTAAAGTTTGCCCTAGTAAACCGTTACTGCCAGTAATAATTACTTTTTTCATAGACTATTTGATGATACAAAAGCTAAAAGCTTTTATTTGCTGATCTAAAACAACTCTCTTAATTTTATTATTTGCTCTGGTCTACCTAAAACAATTAACTGAGAGTCTGCAACCAACTTAATACTAGCCTCTGGATTGATAATATAATCTTTGTCTTGATTTCTAAACCCGATTACAGTACAGCCTGTTTTACGTCTTAAATCTAAATCTAAAATAGTCTGATTAAGATATTTTGCTGGTAAATCGTTCACAGAAACTTCCTCTAAGTTTGCGGTGGTTTCTCCTTCTATAGTCAACCTATCTACAAATTCAATAACATCTGGTGTTGTAACCAAAGAAGCCATATGATTTCCACCAATTTTATCTGGCATTATTACATTATCTGCCCCAGCAATTTTTAATTTATTGTAAGAGCTTTGCTTGGTTGCTCTACTTATAATGGTACAGTTAGCATTTAACTGTCTTGCACTTAAAACCACAAATAAATTATCGGCATCAGATGGCAATGCAGTAATTAAAAAAGAGGCCTTTTTTATACCTGCCTGTACCAAAACCTCATCTACTGTTGCATTGCCATGAACACTTAAATACCCTTCGGCATCTAAAGAATCGGCTATTTCTTTTTCATTTTCTATTACAACAAATTCTCTATTGTAATTTTTCAACTTAAAAACAGCTTGTTTTCCGTTTCTACCATAACCACAGACTATGGTATGTTTCTCTAATTTATTAATTTGCTTTTTCAATCTTTTAAATTTAAAATGTTCAAAGAGTTTACCACTAACAATATACTCTGAAAATGTTGAAATGGCATAACCAAAAATGGAAATACTTGTAATTATTAAAAATATAGTAAATATTTTTTCTTCGGAAGTAAAAGGTCTTATTTCGCCAAAACCAACAGTTGTTACCGTTATAACTGTCATGTAAAGAGCATCTACAAAACTAAAATCAGAGAGTAACATGTAACCAAAAGTTCCAACGAGAGTACTTCCTGTAATTAAGATTAAAATTTTATTTATCTTAGATTCTAAAATTTTCATAAGCTACAAATCGAAAACAGAACTTCTTTTGGTGTACACAATGTCTTTTAACTTTAAAATAAAAGCCATTGTTAAATAGAATGCAAAAGACAAACCTACGGTAAAAAAAGTTACATATATAAAAAATAAACGCACATTAACAGCACGCATTCCTAAACGATCTGCTAACCTAGAAAATACGCCAAAACCATGTCTCTCAAAAAAATGTCTAATAGAGTCCATTTCTACAACTATTTAGGTATTGCAATATACTATTTTGTGTAAATTTATCAATATTTTTAAGAAGATTTCTTTCGAAAGTGAAACAAATCACTAAAAAGGTTTTTATAAACATTCTATTTTTTAAATTCCTATTGATTAACTTTGCTTTTTTCTTAAAAATAACACTTTGAAAGACCAAGAATACCTAGATGTTTATGGAGCCAGGGCTCATAATTTAAAAAATATAGATGTAAAGATTCCACGAGATCAATTAGTGGTTATCACTGGACTTAGTGGTAGTGGAAAATCTTCTCTTGCTTTTGATACTATTTATGCAGAAGGTCAAAGGCGTTACATAGAAACATTTTCGGCGTATGCAAGGCAATTTTTGGGAGGTTTAGAAAGACCTGATGTTGATAAAATTGATGGATTATCGCCTGTTATTTCAATAGAACAAAAAACAACAAATAAAAGTCCGAGATCTACTGTTGGCACTATTACAGAAATTTATGATTTCTTGCGATTGTTATTTGCCAGAGCTGCAGATGCGTATTCTTACAATACAAATCTGAAAATGATAAGCTATTCCGACGAACAAATAAAAGAACTTATTTTAAAAGAATACAGCGGGAAAAAAGTAGCAATACTAGCACCTTTAATCAAATCTAGAAAAGGACATTATCGAGAATTATTTGAACAAATTTCTAAGCAAGGCTTTTTGCGAGTTCGTGTGGATGGTGCTATCATAGAAATTGAAAAAGGAATGAAACTAGATCGCTATAAAACACATGATATTGAAGTAGTTATAGACCGACTAATCGTTTCTAATGATATTGAAAATCGGCTAGACGAAACCATAAAAACTGCTTTATATTCTGGTGATAATATAATGATGGTTATCGATTTAGAAACCAATACACCACGTTATTTTAGTAGAGAGCTAATGTGCCCAACATCTGGTATTGCCTACCCAAATCCAGAACCTAACACGTTTTCATTTAACTCACCAAAAGGAGCTTGCGATGTTTGCAATGGGCTAGGAATAGTAAATGAAATCAACTTAAACAAAGTAATTCCAGACCATAAAATTTCTATAAAAAATGGTGGTATCGCTCCTCTTGGAGAACAAAAAAATAGTTGGATTTTTAAACAATTACAAAACATAGCTGAGCGGTATCAATTTAAACTTACAGACGCTATTAAAGATATTCCAAAAGAAGCTTTAGATATTATTTTAAATGGCGGAAACGAGTCTTTTGAAATCACCTCAAAAACTGCGGGTGTTCGTAGAAATTATAAAATTGATTTTGAAGGAATTGTAGCATTCATAAACAACCAATTTAACCATGCAGAAAGCACTTCTATAAAAAGATGGGCTAAAAACTATATGGATGAAGTTTGTTGTAATAACTGCCAGGGAAAGCGTTTAAAAAAAGAAGCATTACATTTTAAAATTACTGATAAAAACATCAGCGATTTGGCGCAAATGGATGTTACAGAATTAGCCAATTGGTTTGCTTCGATAGAGAAAAAACTATCAAAAAAACAACTTATAATAGCCTCTGAAATTATAAAAGAAATTCGAACCCGTATTCAATTTTTATTAGATGTTGGTTTGGATTATCTAACATTAGACCGAACCTCAAAATCACTTTCTGGCGGCGAAGCACAAAGAATGAGACTTGCCACACAAATTGGCTCTCAATTAGTGGGTGTATTGTATATTTTAGATGAGCCAAGTATTGGCTTACATCAGAGAGATAACCAGAAATTAATAGATTCTTTAGTCAAATTAAGAGACATCGGAAACTCGGTAATTGTTGTAGAACACGACCAAGACATGATTGAAAATGCAGATTTTGTTTTTGATATTGGACCTGGCGCTGGAAAACACGGAGGGCAAATTGTATCTGCAGGAACATTTAAAGAACTAAAAAAACAACAAACATTAACTGCAGACTATATAACTGGAAGAAAAAAAATTGAAATTCCTAAAAAAAGACGTAAAGGAAACGGCAAATCTATAGAATTAAAAGGAGCAACTGGTAACAACTTAAAAAATGTATCTGTTTCGTTTCCTCTAGGTAAAATGATTTGTGTAACAGGGGTTTCGGGTAGCGGAAAATCAACATTAATAAACGAAACTCTGTATCCTATTTTAAATGCTCATATATACAGAGGCGTAAAAAAACCAATGCCGTACAAAAGCATTAAAGGTTTAGAAAATATTGATAAAGTTATAGACATAGACCAATCGCCAATAGGTAGAACTCCACGTTCGAACCCAGCTACATACACAAAAACTTTTGATGAAATAAGAAGTTTATTTGCAAAAACCGCTGAAGCTTCTATTCGAGGATATAAACCTGGGCGTTTTTCATTTAATGTAAAAGGCGGTCGCTGTGAAACTTGCCAAGGAGGTGGAGTACGAGTCATAGAAATGAACTTTTTACCAGATGTTCACGTAGAGTGCGAAACCTGCCAAGGCAAAAGGTTTAATAGAGAAACATTAGAAATTAGATACAAAGGGAAATCTATTGCTGATGTATTGGATATGACTATCGAAGAAGCGACAGATTTCTTTGAAATGATTCCTAAAATTCATAGAAAATTAAAAACTATAAAAGATGTTGGCTTAGGATATATAACCCTTGGGCAACAATCAACCACATTATCTGGCGGTGAAGCACAACGAATAAAATTAGCTGCAGAACTATCTAAAAGAGATACCGGAAATACTTTTTATATATTAGACGAGCCCACAACAGGCCTGCATTTCGAAGACATTCGTGTATTAATGGAAGTCTTAAACAAACTAGCTAATAAAGGAAATACTGTTCTTATTATAGAACACAACCTAGATGTGGTAAAACTAGCCGATTATATTATAGATGTAGGCATGGAAGGCGGAAGAAATGGTGGGAAAATTTTATGTACTGGAACGCCAGAAGAAATTATAAATCATAAAAAAAGTTACACAGCCAAATTCTTAAAGAAATTACTAAAATAATATTGAGTATTATTAATTATTAAAAAATTGAAATTATGACTAACGACGATAGAAAAATAAAAGAAAAACTACAAACAAAAACCTGGAACGAAATAAAAACAAATGATTCTTGGGCCATTTTTAAAATAATGGCAGAATTTGTAGAAGGGTATGAAAAATTGAGTAAAATTGGTCCATGTGTTTCTATATTTGGTTCTGCTAGAACAAAACCAACACACCCCTATTATAAGCTAGCAGAAGAAATTGCTTTTCAACTTACACAAAATGGTTTTGGCGTAATTACCGGTGGTGGACCAGGAATTATGGAAGCCGGTAACAAAGGTGCTAACAGAGGAAAAGGAACGTCGGTGGGTTTAAATATAGAGCTTCCATTTGAACAACATGATAACCCATGGATAGACAAAGGCAAAAGTTTAGATTTCGATTACTTTTTTGTTAGAAAAGTTATGTTTGTAAAATATTCTCAAGGATTTATTGTAATGCCGGGTGGTTTTGGTACTATGGATGAACTTTTTGAAGCAATAACACTTATTCAAACAAATAAAATTGGTCGTTTCCCGATAATTTTAGTTGGCTCTAAATTTTGGGGAGGCTTGCTAGATTGGATAAAAAATACGCTTCTGGAAGAAGGTAACATTAGCGAAAAAGATTTGAACTTATTTAGAGTTGTAGATACCGCAGAAGAAGCTATAGAACACTTAAATAAATTTTACGCGAAATACAAACTGAAACCGAATTTTTAATTTAAAAAAAATCCTGTTTTACCTAAAAACAGGATTTTTTATTTTCATATATTTTACCTTACATTTATATCTTGCTTTTTTATTTTAATATTTTTTTTGAAGAAAAACATTTACATAACTTTTTTGCTTTTGCTCGCATCTATTAAAATGCTTGCACAAGAAAATAGCACCCATATAAAAGCACTTTTAAATACCGACAAAAAACTTTTACAAATACAACAAGAAATTGTTTTTTTTAATGATTCCGATAGCACTCTTAACAAAATTATACTTCATAATTGGGCAAATAGTTTTAAAAATAGAAAAACTCCACTTTCTAGAAGATTTATAGAAAATTTTAATAAAGAGCTTTATTTCGCAAAAGAAAGTGAGCTTGGTTACAGTAAAATTAATAATATTAGTTCAAACTTTAACACGTTAAGGTATAGCGAAGATGAACAACAACCAGATATTTTAAAAGTAACATTACAAACTCCTCTGAAACCAAACTCTTCCGTTACTTTAAACATCACTTACGTTGTAAAAATTCCTGCAGCTAAATTTACCGGTTACGGATTTACTAAAAATGGATACAACTTAAGGTATTGGTACATAACACCAGCTATTTACCAGAATGGATGGCAAAAAATGAGTAATTTAAATTTGGATGATTTATATGAAAACAACACCAATTTTAATATAGAAATAACCATCCCTAAAAATGAATATTTAGAAAGTTCTGCTCAGATATATAAAACATTTAAAAACACAAAAAACACTTATTTTTTAAAGTCAGAACACAGTAAAGATATTATTATAAATATCCAAAAAAATAATCCTTTTAAAACCTTTTACACAGATAAAAAAACTATTGTTACCAATGTTTTAGACGATCAAATAGACGACCTGTTAACTAAAGATGTTTTAAACAGAGAGCTAAAATTTTTAGAAGAATACTTAGGTCCTTTGCCGCTAAATAAAATTTTTATAGACAAAACCACTCAAAGCAAAAACCCTGTTTATGGTTTAAGTCAGTTGCCCAAAATTATTAGTCCGTTTTCAGATGTCTTTAAATATGATTTAACACTTTTTAAAGCGCTGTCTAACCGATATTTAAAACAAACCCTCCTATTAAATGAAAGAACAGACTATTGGCTTTTAGACGGATTGCAAAAATATTTGATGATGGAATACGTAACCAAATTTTACCCAGAAATTAAAGTTTTGGGCAAAGTTTCAGACTCTTGGTTTTTAAAAAAATACAATATTTCTAAACTAGAGTTTAACGAAAAATATCCTTTTGTTTATCAGTTTACAGCCCGAAAATTTTTAGATCAATCATTAACAACTCGAGCCGACTCACTTTCTAACTTTAATAGAAAAATAGTAAGCAAATACAAAGCAGGCTTAGGTCTAAACTATTTAAAAGGATACCTCGGAGAAGCCGTTTTAAACAATAGTATCAAAGAATTTTATCAGCAAAATAAATTACAAAAAACTACCTCTAAACAATTTAGAGAAATTCTAACGAAAAAAACTACAAAAAAAATTGATTGGTTTTTTGAAGACTATTTGCAAACGAATAAGAAAATTGATTATACCCTAAAAAAAGTAGCCGAAAAGCAGGATAGTATTTATATATCTATAAATAATAACAGAAACATAACTACTCCCATTGCTCTATATGGTATAAAAAACGACTCCATACAATTTAAAAAATGGTACACTAATGTTAATGCCAAAAAAGTAGTTGCCTTTGGTAAAGGAGAATTTGAGCAATTTGCATTAAACTACGAAAATATTTATCCGGAATACAACACGTTAGACAATTACTACAA encodes:
- a CDS encoding alanine/glycine:cation symporter family protein encodes the protein MKKKFFSLLLLAVPFLTFAQSTTDSIDAVFKDYTGWFVDAIFYEIPFSESFQIPWVLIVLIGGALYFTIYFKFINVTGFLTAFQVVRGKYEDIEKHGVDKLYGNQTTKGDVLDTIRDESVDGEVSHFQALTAALSATVGLGNIAGVAVALSIGGPGATFWMIVAGLLGMASKFAECTLGVKYRDVGEDGTVYGGPMYYLTKGLKEKGAGGFGKVLAILFAIFVIGGSFGGGNMFQANQAAAQFTKLFELTGPNAGLYFGIVMAVLVAIVIIGGIKRIASVTEKVVPFMAGIYVLAAVIILFANFTLIDDAFMLIFEGAFSGLGIAGGLIGVMIQGIRRGAFSNEAGVGSAAIAHSAVRTKYPASEGIVALLEPFVDTVVICTMTALVIIITNFDGQFMQYGVEIKEGVELTAVAFDSVIPHFSVVLTIAVILFAFSTMISWSYYGMQGWKFLFGKGKITDLVYKILFLMFVVIGASISLGAVIDFSDAMIFAMVVPNIIGVIMLSPIIKKELSKYMNAINKKEEAIEDGAIDVNEHM
- the rfbD gene encoding dTDP-4-dehydrorhamnose reductase, whose translation is MKKVIITGSNGLLGQTLVKLLAADKNNYTVYGFSRGENRCKENNFAYISVDLTNKHLLKKAVKQIQPDVIINTAAMTQVDVCEVEKDACYLTNVTLVKWLVDISEKNSCHLVHISTDFIFDGKKGNYKETDEPNPLSYYGFSKLKAEEIITNSSVHYTILRTILVYGLVDQMKRNNIVLWVREMLANNKEITIVNDQFRAPTYVEDLAMACKISMDKSAKGVFHISSSTLLSVYEIAQQIASVFNLDKNLIKPISSKTLNQRAIRPSKTGFDLSKTNTQLLFYPKSFKESLVAFKQKIS
- a CDS encoding potassium channel family protein; this translates as MKILESKINKILILITGSTLVGTFGYMLLSDFSFVDALYMTVITVTTVGFGEIRPFTSEEKIFTIFLIITSISIFGYAISTFSEYIVSGKLFEHFKFKRLKKQINKLEKHTIVCGYGRNGKQAVFKLKNYNREFVVIENEKEIADSLDAEGYLSVHGNATVDEVLVQAGIKKASFLITALPSDADNLFVVLSARQLNANCTIISRATKQSSYNKLKIAGADNVIMPDKIGGNHMASLVTTPDVIEFVDRLTIEGETTANLEEVSVNDLPAKYLNQTILDLDLRRKTGCTVIGFRNQDKDYIINPEASIKLVADSQLIVLGRPEQIIKLRELF
- a CDS encoding PspC domain-containing protein, yielding MDSIRHFFERHGFGVFSRLADRLGMRAVNVRLFFIYVTFFTVGLSFAFYLTMAFILKLKDIVYTKRSSVFDL
- the uvrA gene encoding excinuclease ABC subunit UvrA; translation: MKDQEYLDVYGARAHNLKNIDVKIPRDQLVVITGLSGSGKSSLAFDTIYAEGQRRYIETFSAYARQFLGGLERPDVDKIDGLSPVISIEQKTTNKSPRSTVGTITEIYDFLRLLFARAADAYSYNTNLKMISYSDEQIKELILKEYSGKKVAILAPLIKSRKGHYRELFEQISKQGFLRVRVDGAIIEIEKGMKLDRYKTHDIEVVIDRLIVSNDIENRLDETIKTALYSGDNIMMVIDLETNTPRYFSRELMCPTSGIAYPNPEPNTFSFNSPKGACDVCNGLGIVNEINLNKVIPDHKISIKNGGIAPLGEQKNSWIFKQLQNIAERYQFKLTDAIKDIPKEALDIILNGGNESFEITSKTAGVRRNYKIDFEGIVAFINNQFNHAESTSIKRWAKNYMDEVCCNNCQGKRLKKEALHFKITDKNISDLAQMDVTELANWFASIEKKLSKKQLIIASEIIKEIRTRIQFLLDVGLDYLTLDRTSKSLSGGEAQRMRLATQIGSQLVGVLYILDEPSIGLHQRDNQKLIDSLVKLRDIGNSVIVVEHDQDMIENADFVFDIGPGAGKHGGQIVSAGTFKELKKQQTLTADYITGRKKIEIPKKRRKGNGKSIELKGATGNNLKNVSVSFPLGKMICVTGVSGSGKSTLINETLYPILNAHIYRGVKKPMPYKSIKGLENIDKVIDIDQSPIGRTPRSNPATYTKTFDEIRSLFAKTAEASIRGYKPGRFSFNVKGGRCETCQGGGVRVIEMNFLPDVHVECETCQGKRFNRETLEIRYKGKSIADVLDMTIEEATDFFEMIPKIHRKLKTIKDVGLGYITLGQQSTTLSGGEAQRIKLAAELSKRDTGNTFYILDEPTTGLHFEDIRVLMEVLNKLANKGNTVLIIEHNLDVVKLADYIIDVGMEGGRNGGKILCTGTPEEIINHKKSYTAKFLKKLLK
- a CDS encoding TIGR00730 family Rossman fold protein, which codes for MTNDDRKIKEKLQTKTWNEIKTNDSWAIFKIMAEFVEGYEKLSKIGPCVSIFGSARTKPTHPYYKLAEEIAFQLTQNGFGVITGGGPGIMEAGNKGANRGKGTSVGLNIELPFEQHDNPWIDKGKSLDFDYFFVRKVMFVKYSQGFIVMPGGFGTMDELFEAITLIQTNKIGRFPIILVGSKFWGGLLDWIKNTLLEEGNISEKDLNLFRVVDTAEEAIEHLNKFYAKYKLKPNF
- a CDS encoding aminopeptidase, whose protein sequence is MLAQENSTHIKALLNTDKKLLQIQQEIVFFNDSDSTLNKIILHNWANSFKNRKTPLSRRFIENFNKELYFAKESELGYSKINNISSNFNTLRYSEDEQQPDILKVTLQTPLKPNSSVTLNITYVVKIPAAKFTGYGFTKNGYNLRYWYITPAIYQNGWQKMSNLNLDDLYENNTNFNIEITIPKNEYLESSAQIYKTFKNTKNTYFLKSEHSKDIIINIQKNNPFKTFYTDKKTIVTNVLDDQIDDLLTKDVLNRELKFLEEYLGPLPLNKIFIDKTTQSKNPVYGLSQLPKIISPFSDVFKYDLTLFKALSNRYLKQTLLLNERTDYWLLDGLQKYLMMEYVTKFYPEIKVLGKVSDSWFLKKYNISKLEFNEKYPFVYQFTARKFLDQSLTTRADSLSNFNRKIVSKYKAGLGLNYLKGYLGEAVLNNSIKEFYQQNKLQKTTSKQFREILTKKTTKKIDWFFEDYLQTNKKIDYTLKKVAEKQDSIYISINNNRNITTPIALYGIKNDSIQFKKWYTNVNAKKVVAFGKGEFEQFALNYENIYPEYNTLDNYYNTTKKLFNKPLKFTLIKDIQAPDYNQIFYQPIARYNFYDGLTMGVKLHNMPIIKRNLEFKLSPAYATKSNMINGAFSVLYNQFYEKTKLYKITYGIVGNTQQYAPELSYSSLIPYVDFVFKRKSLRDASSEFLTAKMVHINKEVAPNIARTDQDNYSIFSVSYNYIFPDIIDEVRYRFNTEFANKFSKISADFRYRKLTSSDTQLDFRVFAGAFLHNSSEGNYFSFGLDRANDYLFELGYYGRSESTGIFSQQFIITEGGFKSVLPKRFANQYMLSLNSSIGLWKWVEFYNGVAFLKSKNEKVFFGYENGIRLNFIHNIFELYFPLHSNNGWEISQQSYYQKIRFTFTGDFNRVYNFFRRGFF